A section of the Kribbella sp. HUAS MG21 genome encodes:
- a CDS encoding zinc-binding alcohol dehydrogenase family protein, which produces MSARGTVLQSNGPGEQLKADEVELTAGPGETLVEMRLAAVTSLDRTTLAGKQPAVPFVPGSEGVGVVVSSDVAAVGAAVVVRGAGVGVTRPGVWGRYAIVPDAAVHPLPASLDAGAALALLTPALTAYTAVRRVADVQPGETVVVTGVTGLVGRLCAAIARSAGASRVIGLVSLDDSADGAAGLVDQVVRVDGLGQVGRELPWCDAVIDTMGGPVTGGVLGHVTPGGRIAVLGYKAGEFTTIDLHQLVGRDLRVLPVNLQRTVLAPDAVGQALTDIAPVSWRADYDVVPADRIGEVLHRQGGRVLLDLSAL; this is translated from the coding sequence GTGAGTGCACGGGGGACTGTGTTGCAGAGCAACGGACCGGGGGAGCAGCTGAAGGCCGACGAGGTCGAGCTGACAGCCGGTCCGGGTGAGACGCTGGTCGAGATGCGGCTGGCCGCGGTGACCTCACTGGACCGGACGACGCTGGCCGGCAAGCAGCCGGCCGTGCCGTTCGTGCCGGGTTCCGAGGGTGTCGGGGTGGTGGTCAGCTCGGACGTCGCGGCGGTCGGCGCGGCTGTCGTGGTCCGCGGTGCGGGCGTCGGCGTGACGCGGCCGGGTGTCTGGGGGCGGTACGCCATCGTGCCGGATGCCGCCGTACATCCGTTGCCGGCGTCGCTGGACGCGGGCGCGGCGCTGGCGTTGCTGACGCCCGCGTTGACCGCGTATACCGCAGTACGGCGAGTGGCCGACGTACAGCCGGGGGAGACTGTGGTCGTCACCGGTGTGACGGGTCTGGTCGGGCGCCTGTGTGCTGCGATCGCGCGGTCGGCCGGTGCGTCCCGGGTGATCGGGCTGGTGTCGCTGGACGATTCCGCCGACGGTGCGGCGGGCCTGGTCGACCAGGTCGTCCGGGTGGACGGACTGGGGCAGGTGGGCCGGGAGCTGCCGTGGTGCGACGCGGTCATCGACACCATGGGCGGTCCGGTGACCGGTGGCGTGCTCGGGCATGTCACCCCGGGCGGGCGGATCGCCGTCCTGGGCTACAAGGCCGGCGAGTTCACGACGATCGATCTGCACCAGTTGGTGGGCCGCGATTTGCGCGTGCTGCCGGTGAATCTGCAGCGGACCGTGCTGGCCCCTGATGCTGTCGGTCAGGCGCTGACGGACATCGCTCCGGTGTCCTGGCGGGCGGACTACGACGTCGTACCTGCCGACCGGATCGGCGAGGTGCTGCACCGCCAGGGCGGACGCGTCCTGCTCGACCTGTCGGCTCTCTGA